In Actinoplanes lobatus, the DNA window GTTGATCGCGCCGGGGAACGCGTCCCGCACCTCGTCGCCGGCCCGGATCTGCGGGGCCCAGATGGTGGCGTTGGCCATGAACTCGCCGGGTTCCAGATGGGTGAAGGGCACTCCGCAGGCCTCCACGCCGTCCTCGACCGCCTGCCAGTGGTCGCCCTTCGCGCCGGCCATGTCGACGATCCGGCCCACCCCGGCCTCGGCGGCCATCCGGCAGACCTCGAAGACGGTGGCCGGGTCGGGTGCGAGGTACACCACATCGGCGCCGGTCAGGGCGGCGGCGACGGTCGCCGGCCGGCGGAAGGAGCCGCGCACCACCTCGACGCCGGGTGGCAGCGCGGCCCGCCCGGGATCGACGGTGAGCGCCCGGACGTCGTCCGCGCCCCGGGCCAGCAACTCGTCGACGACCATCCGGCCCACGTTCCCGGTGGCGCCGGTGACAAGGATCTTCATTCTCGTACCCCCTACGGAAACCGCCTTCCCGTAGGGTATACGGAATCATGGAGAACTACCCCCTGCTCTGGCGCGGAAATCTGCCCGCGAAGAAGGCCGCCGGGCGCCCGCCGCGGCTCAGCGTCGACGCGGTGGTGGCCTCGGCCATCCGGATCGCGGACGCGGACGGCCTGGAGGCGGCCTCGATGGCGCGGGTGGCGACCGATCTCCGGGTGGCGACCATGACGCTCTACACGTATGTACCCTCCCGCTCGGTCCTGGTCGATCTGATGGTCGACCAGGTGCTGCTGACCCGGCGGCTCGGCGCGGACGCCGCGGGCTGGCGGGAGCGGGTGGCCGTCTTCGCGGCGCGGACCCGGGAGATGTTCGTGGCACACCCCTGGCTGACCGAGGTGTCGCTGGTGCGGCCACCGCTGGGGCCGGGCACGATGGCCGAGCGGGAGTACATGATCGCCACGCTGAGCGGCCTGGGCCTGCCGGTCGGGGAGATCAACCGGGCGGCGATCACGGTGACGGCGTACGTCTACGCGTTCGCCCGGGAGGCCGGTGAGGACGCACGGCTCAGCCGGGTCAGCGGGCAGTCCACCGAGTCGTGGTGGTCGGAGCGCGGCGAGTTCTGGGAGAAGTGGTTCGACGTGGAGGCGTACCCGGCGATGACCGCGCTGTGGAACGCCGGCGGCTTCGAGGACCAGGCCGCGTTCGATTACGGCCTGGCCCTGCTGCTGGACGGGATCGAGCGGTCAGTCGAGTGACACGACCGGGTTCCGCAGCTCGCCGATGCCCTGGACGCTGACCGAGACGGTGTCCCCCGGGACGATCTTGCTGACCCCGGCCGGCGTGCCGGTGAGGATGATGTCGCCGGGCAGCAGCGTCATGACGTGCGACACGTAGGAAATCAGGGTCGGGATGTCGAAGACCATGTCCTTCGTACGCCCGATCTGGCGGACCTCCAGGTTCTGCGGGTCCTGGCCGACCTCGCAGCGCACCTCGACGTCGCTGACGTCCAGCCCGGTGACGATCCACGGGCCGATCGGGCAGAACGAGTCGAAGCCCTTGGCCCGGGTCCACTGCGGGTCGCTGCGCTGGAGGTCGCGGGCGGTCACGTCGTTGCCGCAGGTGTAGCCGAAGATCGCCTTCTCGGCGCCGGCCCGGTCGACCCGGCGGGCGCCGCTGGCCCCGATCACCACGGCCAGCTCGGCCTCCTCCTCGACCTGGCCGGTCACCGAGGGGATGCGGATGGCGTCGCCGGGGCCGATCACCGAGGTGGACGGCTTGATGAAGATCAGCGGCTCGGTGGGCACCTCGTTGCCCATCTCCTTGGCGTGGTCGGCGTAGTTGCGGCCGATTCCGATCACCTTGCTGGAGAAGATCGGGGCGAGCAGCCGGACGTCGGCCAGGGCCCACCGCTGCCCGGTGAAGCGCACCTCGTTGAAGGGCAGGCTGTCGATCTCGGCGACCGTCAGGCCCGAGGAGCCGTCGCCCTCGACGACGCCGAACGACACTCCACCGGCATGAACAAAGCGGGCGAAACGCACGGGATGATCCCATCTGTAGCGGTGCGGGCGCCCGGCCGGCTGTCGGGGCCGGGCATTCCCCTACAACCTATGCCGATCGGGTTTCCGCACCGAGCCGCGGGAATGGTTCCAGGGCGAACACCACCTCGACCGGAACCTCGAAGTAGGTGCAGATCCGCAACGCCAGGTGGAGGCTGGGGCTGAACTCGCCGCGCTCCAGGTAGCCGACCGTCTGGTAGTGCACCCCGAGGGCGTCGGCGAGTTGCCGCCGGGTGATGCCGCGCTCGGCGCGCAGCATCGCGATCCGGTTGTAGGTGACCTCACTGGCCATGCCTCTTCCGCGCTCCCTCAGACGGTCATCCGGGTCATCGCCCGCTCGCGCCGCGCCGCCACCGCGGAACCGGACTCCCGGCGGGCCATCCGGCGCAGGATGCCCGGCGCCAGCACCAGCCCGGCCACCGACCACGCCACCAGCACCCCGGCCGTCTGCGGGTGGCGCCAGGAGCCGCCGATCTCCGCGGCCGCCAGGGCATCCGGCAGGAAGGCCGATCGCAGGCCCAACCCTAGCCAGTAGACCGGGAACACCTGCGCGACGCCCTGCACCCAGCCGGCCAGCGCCGTGACCGGGTAGAAGATGCCGGAGACCACGGTGAGACCGAGGATCGGCAGCATCATCAGCGACGCCTGGCGCGGATTCTCGAAGAGCGCACCGAGCACCGCGCCCAGCGGCATGGTCGCCAGGAACGCCAGCGGCAGCAGCCAGAGCAGGACCAGCACACCGTCGGCGCCCAGGGTCAGGCCGTCCACCAGGAAGAGCCCGGGCACCAGAACGAACAGGCAGCTGACCACGGCCACCCCGGCGACCAGAACGATCTTGCCGATCAGGTAGCCGGTCATCCCGTGCGGCGTGGCCTTGGCCCGCAGCAGGGTGCCGTCCTCCCGGTCCATCGTGAGGTACTGCATCATCGTCATGAATCCGCTGAACACGATGAGCATGGCGAGCGAGCCGACCAGGCTGTGCGCGCCCAGCGCGAACCCGGTGCCGGGAATGGTGCTGTCGCGCATCCAGATGAGCGCGATCACCAGGAAGAAGGCGGGCAGGAAATACCCGAACAGGTCGGTCCCGCTGCTCATGCTCTGCCGCAACTCGATCAGGCCGCGCCGCACGCCCAGCCCCACCACCCGCATCATCGCGCACCCCCCTCGGCTTCCTGGACCAACTTCATATACGTCTCCTCGAGGCTGCTCGGCCGCACCTCCAGGTCACCGATCGCGTCGCCGTGCTGGCGGAACAGCTCCCGCACGAAACCGGTCGCGTCGGCCGCCGAGTGCACGAACCGCTGCCCCTCCCGCGTCCAGCGGATCTCCGTCTCGCCGGCCACCTGCCGGGACAGCTCGTCGGCCGAGCCGTCCGCGACGATCCGGCCCTTGGCCAGGATCAGGATGCGGTCGGCCAGCTTCTCCGCCTCGTCGAGGTCGTGCGTGGTCAACATGATCGTGGTCTCGTCCACATCGGTCAGCCGGTGCACCAGATCATGGAACTCGCGCCGCGCCTCCGGGTCGAAGCCGACCGTCGGCTCGTCGAGGAAGAGCAGCTCGGGGCGCCCGACGATGCCGATCGCGACGTCGAGGCGGCGCCGCTGGCCGCCGGACAACCGGGCGATCCGGGTGCCCGCCGACCCGGTCAGCCCCACCACCTCGAGCAACTCGTCGACCGGCCAGGGGCGCGGGCGGTCGGCCGTCGAGAACTCCGCGTAGTAGCCGCCGAGATGGTGCAGCAGCTCCCGGACCTTCCACTTGCTGTGGTCGCGCCAGGATTGGAGCACCACCCCGAGCCGGGCCCGCCACTGCTCCGCCCCCTGCTCCGGGTCGACACCGAGCACGCGGACCTCGCCACCGGATCGCCGGCGGAAGCCCTCCAGAATCTCGATCGTGGTCGTCTTGCCCGCGCCGTTGGGCCCGAGCAGGACGAGCACCTCGCCGGCGGACGCCGTGAAGTCGACGCCGGCCAGCACTTCCTTGTCGCCGTAGGACATGCGGAGATCGCGGACCTCGATGACCGGCTCCGCCCCCGGCGTGTCGGCCACGGACCCCGCGGCCAATACCGATCCCGTCATGTCGAGCACACTATCAAAGTCGTAGTACATGTACTACACATCAGCGTACGTCTTTAGTGCCACTTCTGGTGGCGGAACTCATTCGCGCCAAACGGTGATCGTGTTGATCGCCTTGGCTAGATACATTGGTGCGATGGGGATCAAGCAGGTGAGGGCACTCACCACCACGCTGCCCTCGGTCACCTGGATTCCCCTCGCCCGGGCGCACTCCGAGCGCGCCGACCAGATGACCGCGGGCCACCGTGCCCGTCGCGCGACGGGCGACAAGCACGCCATCGAAGACTTCCTGTACGACTACTACGGGACCCGCCCGTCGCTGCTGCGTCGCTGGCACCCCGGAGTCGGCACCGGTCTGTCCCCGGCCCCCGACGGCCTGGCCGAGCACGCCGGCTGGAAGTTCTACATGACGTACGAGGGCGGGGTCGTCACCCTCGACCAGGACGCGTTCATGCACGCCCGCGCCGAGAGCGTCCGTTACATCCACGGCCTGCTCACCGCGACCGCGTCCCGCCCGGTCTTCTCCGGCTGCTTCGGCCTGCACGAGTGGGCCATGGTCTACCGCGACGCGGAGCACCGCCACGAGCTGCCGCTGCGCCTCGGCCAGGAGGGCACCGACCAGGTGGTCGAGCAGCACAGCATCCGGTGCACCCACTTCGACGCGTTCCGGTTCTTCACGCCCGAGGCGGTCGGGCTCAACCGGTTGCAGCCCACCCGTGCCACGCAGGTCGACCTGGACCAGCCCGGCTGCCTGCACGCCGCGATGGACGTGCACAAGTGGGCGCAGAAGCTCGGGCCCGCCGTCCCGGGCGCGCTGGCCCTGGACTGCTTCGCCCTGGCCGGCGAGATCCGGCTGCTGGACATGCAGGCGAGTCCGTACGATCTGACGTCCTACGGCCATCCCCCGGTCAAGATAGAGACCGCGGAGGGCAAGGCGGAGTATGTGGCTCGCCAGCGCGAGCTGGCCCGCCGGGCGGCCGGTCTGCGCAGCCGGCTGATCCGCGTCTGCGAGGCCCTGCTCGGGCCGGAGGCCGCCGCGCAGAACCGCGAGGCCGTTGCCCCTTTCAACCAGCGCTGACCAGGGAGGACCTGCAACCAGCGCTGACCGGGGAGGACCCGGCTCGGGCGGCTCCACGCTGAACCACCCGAGCCGAGCCGGCGGCCGTGTCGGAGACCGCCTCCAGCCGGCCCGTCACTTGGGGACGCACTCCACGTGGGCCGCAACTGGGGCCCGGCCTGGCTGCCACATATCGGGTAGTTGCCACCAGGCCGGGCATGACGCTGAGCATACCGCCAGTTGCGTGGCGACAGGTAGTCCCATGACCGATGGTAAGTACCCTAACGGGTGAGCAGGTGGGATCGCAGGGCCGCCACCTCGTCGTCGGTGAGACCGATCTCCTTGACGTAGGACTCGACCGACCCGTGCAGCTCACGGAGGTCACCGAGGAACAGGTGCATGGCCTCGGCCGGGGAGTCGAACATGTGGTCCTTGCCCTGGATCGACTCCGGGCTCGTCAGGCGAATGGACTCGGTCAGCGGGCGCATCGCCTCGGTGGTCAGCGCGTAGTCGGCGGCGATGTCCTCGTCGGACACCCCCAGCAGCGACAGGGTCAGCGCGCACACCGTGCCGGTCCGGTCCTTGCCGGCCATGCAGTGCACCACCACCGGCGCGGCCTCCCGGTCGGCGATCAGGCGCAGCGACGCGGCGATGCCCTCCCGGCCGTCCTCGGCGAAGTTGAGGTAGCGGTCGGCCAGCCAGCGGTCGCGCACGGCGTCCTCGGGGTGCTCGAGCCCGTCCCAGTCCACGTGCCGGAGCACCAGGTTGTGGTAGTCGACGCCGTGCGACTCGGCGACCCGGCCGAACTTCCGCACCTCGAACGGACGCCGCAGGTCGATCACCGTCCGGACCCCGAGAGCCGCGAAGATCCTGGTGTCGTCCTCGTCCAGGCTGTGCAGCGCATCGGCCCGGAACAGCCGCCGCCAGCGCACCCGGCGCCCGTCGAGACCGGCGTAACCGCCCACGTCCCGGAAGTTGTAGGCGTTGGAGAACGGCAGGTTTCGTGAATACGCTTCGGCCACCACGCCCTCAACCTATCCGCCGGCACCGATCGCCTCACCGGTCGATTTCGTCACTCTTGCCGGTACGTTGCGTCTCAGCTATTGGATTTCCGGCGTCTACTGCGGTAGCCCGTGGCATGCTTCCATCCGTGACCCACTCCGTGCTGATTATTCGCACCTGGCGCGCCGGCTGACCTCTCGCCGACGCGCAGACCTCCCGCATCCGCGGGGGGTCTTTTTGTTGTTGCTGTGGGTGACCGACCGAAAGGACATCCCCTGATGGAGTACCAGGTGTTCGACACGACGCTGCGCGACGGTGGGCAGCGCGAGGGAATCAGCTACACGGTCGCCGACAAGCTCGCCGTCGCGCGCCTGCTGGACGAGTTCGGAGTGGGCTTCATCGAGGGCGGCTGGCCCGGCGCCATGCCCAAGGACACCGAGTTCTTCGAACGGGCGAAGACCGAGCTGGAGCTACAACACGCGGTGCTCGTCGCGTTCGGGGCGACCCGCAAGGCCGGCGTCGACGTGGCCGACGATCCCCAGGTCAAGGCGCTGCTGGACGCCGGGACACCGGTGGTCTGCGTGGTCGCGAAATCCGACATCCGGCACGTCGAACGGGCCCTGCGCACCACCGGCGACGAGAACCTGGACATGGTCCGGGACACCGTCCGGCACCTGGTCGCCAACGGCCGGCGCGCCTTCGTCGACTGTGAGCACTTCTTCGACGGTTTCCGGCACGACCCGGAGTACACCGCCAGTGTCGTGAAGGCGGCCGTCGAGG includes these proteins:
- a CDS encoding NAD(P)H-binding protein; this translates as MKILVTGATGNVGRMVVDELLARGADDVRALTVDPGRAALPPGVEVVRGSFRRPATVAAALTGADVVYLAPDPATVFEVCRMAAEAGVGRIVDMAGAKGDHWQAVEDGVEACGVPFTHLEPGEFMANATIWAPQIRAGDEVRDAFPGAINAPIAQEDIAAVAAEVLLGDGHEGRSYELTGPQALSRPEKVAALAEGLGRDLTYVELTGEAAVAQFELAMGEYGRWYLDGLAQLTAHPQQAASTVADLLGRPATTYAEWARHHTDHFG
- a CDS encoding TetR/AcrR family transcriptional regulator, which encodes MENYPLLWRGNLPAKKAAGRPPRLSVDAVVASAIRIADADGLEAASMARVATDLRVATMTLYTYVPSRSVLVDLMVDQVLLTRRLGADAAGWRERVAVFAARTREMFVAHPWLTEVSLVRPPLGPGTMAEREYMIATLSGLGLPVGEINRAAITVTAYVYAFAREAGEDARLSRVSGQSTESWWSERGEFWEKWFDVEAYPAMTALWNAGGFEDQAAFDYGLALLLDGIERSVE
- a CDS encoding fumarylacetoacetate hydrolase family protein; protein product: MRFARFVHAGGVSFGVVEGDGSSGLTVAEIDSLPFNEVRFTGQRWALADVRLLAPIFSSKVIGIGRNYADHAKEMGNEVPTEPLIFIKPSTSVIGPGDAIRIPSVTGQVEEEAELAVVIGASGARRVDRAGAEKAIFGYTCGNDVTARDLQRSDPQWTRAKGFDSFCPIGPWIVTGLDVSDVEVRCEVGQDPQNLEVRQIGRTKDMVFDIPTLISYVSHVMTLLPGDIILTGTPAGVSKIVPGDTVSVSVQGIGELRNPVVSLD
- a CDS encoding helix-turn-helix transcriptional regulator codes for the protein MASEVTYNRIAMLRAERGITRRQLADALGVHYQTVGYLERGEFSPSLHLALRICTYFEVPVEVVFALEPFPRLGAETRSA
- a CDS encoding ABC transporter permease, which encodes MMRVVGLGVRRGLIELRQSMSSGTDLFGYFLPAFFLVIALIWMRDSTIPGTGFALGAHSLVGSLAMLIVFSGFMTMMQYLTMDREDGTLLRAKATPHGMTGYLIGKIVLVAGVAVVSCLFVLVPGLFLVDGLTLGADGVLVLLWLLPLAFLATMPLGAVLGALFENPRQASLMMLPILGLTVVSGIFYPVTALAGWVQGVAQVFPVYWLGLGLRSAFLPDALAAAEIGGSWRHPQTAGVLVAWSVAGLVLAPGILRRMARRESGSAVAARRERAMTRMTV
- a CDS encoding ABC transporter ATP-binding protein; translation: MTGSVLAAGSVADTPGAEPVIEVRDLRMSYGDKEVLAGVDFTASAGEVLVLLGPNGAGKTTTIEILEGFRRRSGGEVRVLGVDPEQGAEQWRARLGVVLQSWRDHSKWKVRELLHHLGGYYAEFSTADRPRPWPVDELLEVVGLTGSAGTRIARLSGGQRRRLDVAIGIVGRPELLFLDEPTVGFDPEARREFHDLVHRLTDVDETTIMLTTHDLDEAEKLADRILILAKGRIVADGSADELSRQVAGETEIRWTREGQRFVHSAADATGFVRELFRQHGDAIGDLEVRPSSLEETYMKLVQEAEGGAR
- a CDS encoding 3-methyladenine DNA glycosylase, with the translated sequence MGIKQVRALTTTLPSVTWIPLARAHSERADQMTAGHRARRATGDKHAIEDFLYDYYGTRPSLLRRWHPGVGTGLSPAPDGLAEHAGWKFYMTYEGGVVTLDQDAFMHARAESVRYIHGLLTATASRPVFSGCFGLHEWAMVYRDAEHRHELPLRLGQEGTDQVVEQHSIRCTHFDAFRFFTPEAVGLNRLQPTRATQVDLDQPGCLHAAMDVHKWAQKLGPAVPGALALDCFALAGEIRLLDMQASPYDLTSYGHPPVKIETAEGKAEYVARQRELARRAAGLRSRLIRVCEALLGPEAAAQNREAVAPFNQR
- a CDS encoding tyrosine-protein phosphatase yields the protein MVAEAYSRNLPFSNAYNFRDVGGYAGLDGRRVRWRRLFRADALHSLDEDDTRIFAALGVRTVIDLRRPFEVRKFGRVAESHGVDYHNLVLRHVDWDGLEHPEDAVRDRWLADRYLNFAEDGREGIAASLRLIADREAAPVVVHCMAGKDRTGTVCALTLSLLGVSDEDIAADYALTTEAMRPLTESIRLTSPESIQGKDHMFDSPAEAMHLFLGDLRELHGSVESYVKEIGLTDDEVAALRSHLLTR